In a genomic window of Candidatus Cloacimonadota bacterium:
- a CDS encoding hydrogenase maturation protease has protein sequence MEKKQFITILGLGNILMKDEGFGVHFVKWLAGRWSFPETVELVEGGVMAYALLGPVCGCEHLIVVDVLKTDDEPGAVYRFTLAEIEPKLPPPTSAHEVQFLDVLCKAEMLDEAPEVIFLCVVPENIRDMDMEMTPLMREKFPIVEALLMKELARHGIRPERRHA, from the coding sequence ATGGAAAAGAAGCAATTCATCACCATATTAGGTCTCGGCAACATCCTCATGAAGGACGAGGGGTTCGGCGTCCATTTCGTCAAGTGGCTCGCCGGCCGCTGGAGCTTCCCCGAAACGGTCGAGCTCGTCGAGGGAGGGGTCATGGCCTATGCCCTGCTGGGGCCCGTCTGCGGCTGCGAGCACCTCATCGTCGTCGACGTCCTCAAGACGGACGACGAGCCGGGGGCGGTCTACCGGTTCACCCTGGCGGAGATCGAGCCGAAACTGCCGCCGCCCACCTCGGCCCACGAGGTGCAGTTCCTCGACGTGCTGTGCAAGGCCGAGATGCTCGATGAGGCCCCCGAGGTGATCTTCCTGTGCGTCGTGCCGGAGAACATCCGGGACATGGACATGGAGATGACGCCGCTGATGCGCGAGAAATTTCCGATCGTCGAGGCGCTGCTGAT
- the cybH gene encoding Ni/Fe-hydrogenase, b-type cytochrome subunit, with product MEAIVPKKHWTVAIRINHWAMALAIFVLIGTGFLIAYPFTLQGGETWMKYSVGYIRFVHILFGVFLALLFVWRVYLAFFSTFKADWKDLLAFTNIPNTIQQIKFYLLIDKKGPPHTGLYGPMQSMAYLGLFGMVFLIVVTGLILMGAGYSTGLTSWFYAILRPVESLLGGLASVRYIHHVLTWGFVLFIVVHVYMAFWYDAVLKEGTLSSMVSGFMYEKGEH from the coding sequence ATGGAAGCAATCGTTCCCAAGAAACACTGGACCGTGGCCATCCGCATCAACCACTGGGCCATGGCGCTGGCCATCTTCGTGCTCATCGGCACGGGGTTCCTCATCGCCTACCCCTTCACCCTGCAGGGCGGCGAGACGTGGATGAAGTATTCCGTCGGGTATATCCGGTTCGTCCACATCCTCTTCGGGGTGTTCCTGGCCCTGCTGTTCGTCTGGCGGGTCTACCTCGCGTTCTTCTCCACCTTCAAGGCGGACTGGAAGGACCTGCTGGCCTTCACGAACATCCCCAACACGATCCAGCAGATCAAGTTCTACCTGCTCATCGACAAGAAGGGCCCCCCGCACACGGGCCTCTACGGACCCATGCAGTCGATGGCCTACCTGGGCCTCTTCGGCATGGTCTTCCTCATCGTGGTGACGGGGCTCATCCTTATGGGGGCGGGCTACAGCACGGGGCTCACGAGCTGGTTCTACGCGATCCTGAGGCCCGTCGAGAGCCTGCTGGGGGGGCTTGCGTCGGTGCGCTACATCCACCACGTGCTTACCTGGGGCTTCGTGCTCTTCATCGTGGTCCACGTCTACATGGCCTTCTGGTATGACGCCGTGCTGAAGGAGGGGACACTCTCCTCCATGGTGAGCGGCTTCATGTACGAGAAGGGCGAGCACTGA
- a CDS encoding nickel-dependent hydrogenase large subunit: MAKRLVVDPITRIEGHLRIEVELDNTNTIKDAWSSITLWRGIETILKGRDPRDAGLIVQRFCGVCTYVHYEASIMACEDAFGIKPPPNARLIRNLTQGIWYLGDHIMHFYHLHGLDWVDIVSALKANPKAAVDLAKSVHPNPWNCSETHYKAVQDRLTRFVKSGRLGPFANAYWGNPSYKLPPEANLVIASHYLDALQVSKTAAAAQAVFGGKNPHPQHLVVGGVSCVLDAMNPSRLGEFLFRAKEVKDFVERAYIPDVILAARYYKGEGLAGIGGGVKNYLCFGGFPLDDGMTSFLFPRGIVKNRDLTKLLPIDEKLITEEALHAWYQDDKPQHPYEGTTIPKYTGYDKDGHVKGNEKYTWCKAPRYNGEPHEVGPLARMVVGFVAGDKKIKPLVADTLKATGLPATVLFSTLGRTAARALETKLVGDQLEPWFNELVGNIKKGDVRTWTPCDVPKEGQGRGMTEPPRGALSHWIRIKDHKIANYQAIVPSTWNCSPRDKNNKRGPYEESLIGTKLAKADQPLEIIRTIHSFDPCMACAVHVIEPGGQVRKFRVA, translated from the coding sequence ATGGCGAAACGACTGGTCGTTGATCCCATCACGAGGATCGAGGGACATCTCAGGATAGAAGTCGAGCTGGACAACACGAACACCATCAAGGATGCCTGGAGCAGCATCACGCTGTGGCGCGGCATCGAGACGATCCTCAAGGGCCGCGACCCCCGGGACGCGGGCCTCATCGTGCAGCGCTTCTGCGGCGTCTGCACCTACGTGCACTACGAGGCGAGCATCATGGCCTGCGAGGACGCCTTCGGAATCAAGCCGCCGCCCAACGCGCGCCTGATCCGCAACCTCACCCAGGGCATCTGGTACCTGGGCGACCACATCATGCATTTCTACCACCTGCACGGGCTGGACTGGGTGGACATCGTGAGCGCCCTCAAGGCGAACCCGAAGGCGGCCGTGGATCTCGCAAAGAGCGTCCACCCCAATCCCTGGAACTGCTCCGAGACGCACTACAAGGCCGTCCAGGACCGGCTCACCCGCTTCGTGAAGTCGGGGCGCCTGGGCCCCTTCGCCAACGCCTACTGGGGCAACCCCTCCTACAAGCTGCCCCCCGAGGCGAACCTGGTCATCGCGTCGCACTACCTGGACGCCCTGCAGGTCTCCAAGACGGCGGCCGCGGCGCAGGCTGTCTTCGGCGGCAAGAACCCCCACCCGCAGCACCTCGTCGTGGGCGGCGTCTCCTGCGTGCTCGACGCGATGAACCCGAGCCGCCTGGGTGAGTTCCTCTTCCGGGCCAAGGAGGTGAAGGACTTCGTCGAGAGGGCCTACATCCCCGACGTCATCCTCGCGGCGCGCTACTACAAGGGCGAGGGCCTGGCCGGCATCGGCGGCGGCGTGAAGAACTACCTCTGCTTCGGCGGCTTCCCGCTCGATGACGGCATGACGAGCTTCCTCTTCCCGAGGGGCATCGTGAAGAACCGCGACCTGACGAAGCTGCTTCCCATCGACGAGAAGCTCATCACCGAGGAGGCGCTGCACGCCTGGTACCAGGACGACAAGCCCCAGCACCCCTACGAGGGCACGACGATCCCCAAGTACACGGGCTACGACAAGGACGGCCACGTCAAGGGCAACGAGAAGTACACCTGGTGCAAGGCGCCCCGTTACAACGGCGAGCCCCACGAGGTGGGGCCGCTCGCGCGCATGGTCGTGGGCTTTGTCGCGGGCGACAAGAAGATCAAGCCGCTCGTGGCCGACACGCTGAAGGCCACGGGGCTGCCGGCGACGGTGCTCTTCTCCACGCTGGGGCGCACGGCCGCCCGGGCCCTCGAGACGAAGCTCGTGGGCGACCAGCTCGAGCCCTGGTTCAACGAGCTGGTGGGCAACATCAAGAAGGGCGACGTCCGGACCTGGACGCCCTGCGACGTCCCGAAGGAAGGACAGGGCCGCGGAATGACGGAGCCCCCGCGCGGGGCGCTCAGCCACTGGATCCGCATCAAGGACCACAAGATCGCCAACTACCAGGCCATCGTCCCCTCCACCTGGAACTGCTCGCCCAGGGACAAGAACAACAAGCGCGGCCCCTACGAGGAATCCCTCATCGGGACGAAGCTCGCGAAGGCGGATCAGCCGCTGGAGATCATCCGGACGATCCATTCCTTCGATCCCTGCATGGCCTGCGCGGTTCACGTCATCGAGCCGGGCGGCCAGGTCCGCAAGTTCCGGGTGGCCTGA
- a CDS encoding hydrogenase small subunit — protein MDRFEKEYPAPREDFQALLKERGVSRRDFLKWTSCMTAALMLPPIFEPMVARAAENFSRLPVIWLHFAECTGCTESLLRSSYPNVDDILLETISLEYHETIMAAAGDQAEKCLEDCIHHFPGKYVCVIEGAIPLGLNGQYMRIGHKGETALQIGKKVTSKAAATISIGSCAIWGGIPSARPNPTDAVGVSKALGISTVNIAGCPPNTVNFTGTLLYFLMFGGMPPLDGQGRPVWAYGKRVHDFCERRPHYDGGEFVEQWGDEGARRGWCLYKVGCKGPYTMANCPHLRFNDHISWPVMAGHGCIGCTEIGFWDTMAPLEKPIHEATIGGGEKTVDDIGIMLTVATAAGVTAHGLFSALRHGGPDKKDETPHKEGKE, from the coding sequence ATGGACCGCTTCGAGAAGGAGTATCCCGCCCCGCGGGAAGACTTCCAGGCGCTGCTGAAGGAGCGGGGGGTCTCGAGGCGGGACTTCCTCAAGTGGACCTCCTGCATGACGGCGGCCCTCATGCTGCCGCCCATCTTCGAGCCCATGGTCGCGCGGGCCGCCGAGAACTTCAGCCGCCTGCCCGTCATCTGGCTCCACTTCGCCGAGTGTACGGGCTGCACCGAGTCCCTGCTGCGCTCGTCCTACCCGAACGTCGATGACATCCTGCTCGAGACGATCTCGCTGGAGTACCACGAGACGATCATGGCCGCCGCGGGCGACCAGGCCGAGAAGTGCCTCGAGGACTGCATCCACCACTTCCCCGGCAAGTATGTCTGCGTCATCGAGGGCGCCATTCCCCTGGGCCTCAACGGCCAGTACATGCGGATCGGCCACAAGGGAGAGACGGCTCTCCAGATCGGCAAAAAGGTCACCTCCAAGGCCGCGGCGACGATCAGCATCGGCTCCTGCGCCATCTGGGGCGGCATCCCCTCGGCCCGGCCCAACCCCACCGACGCGGTCGGCGTGAGCAAGGCCCTGGGCATCTCCACGGTGAACATCGCGGGCTGCCCCCCCAACACGGTCAACTTCACGGGGACCCTGCTGTACTTCCTCATGTTCGGCGGCATGCCGCCCCTCGACGGGCAGGGCCGCCCGGTCTGGGCCTACGGCAAGCGCGTCCACGACTTCTGCGAGCGCCGACCCCACTACGACGGCGGCGAGTTCGTGGAGCAGTGGGGCGACGAGGGCGCCCGGCGGGGCTGGTGCCTCTACAAGGTCGGCTGCAAGGGGCCCTACACCATGGCGAATTGCCCCCACCTGAGGTTCAACGACCACATCTCCTGGCCGGTCATGGCGGGGCACGGCTGCATCGGCTGCACGGAGATCGGGTTCTGGGACACCATGGCCCCCCTGGAGAAGCCGATCCACGAGGCCACCATCGGTGGCGGGGAGAAGACCGTCGACGACATCGGCATCATGCTGACGGTGGCGACGGCGGCCGGCGTCACGGCGCACGGCCTTTTCAGCGCGCTGCGTCACGGCGGTCCGGACAAGAAGGACGAAACCCCGCACAAGGAAGGGAAGGAGTGA
- a CDS encoding redoxin domain-containing protein yields the protein MLPVPSERADRTYLGLSGWGKTFKMADVKANLVLIEILSMYCPFCQKEAPVVNQLYEAIEKDPVSKGKIKIIGIGAGNSSYETDVFRKKYSVPFPVFPDPDYDIHKKCGEVRTPFFIAVRLNPNGTQDITYAKLGGFGDIPAFLDTLKKAAGL from the coding sequence ATGCTCCCGGTTCCCTCCGAGCGGGCGGATCGGACCTACCTGGGCCTCTCGGGCTGGGGAAAGACCTTCAAGATGGCCGACGTCAAGGCCAATCTCGTCCTCATCGAGATCCTGAGCATGTACTGCCCCTTCTGCCAGAAAGAGGCCCCCGTCGTGAACCAGCTCTACGAGGCCATTGAGAAGGACCCCGTCTCGAAGGGGAAGATTAAAATCATCGGCATCGGGGCGGGCAACTCGTCCTACGAGACGGACGTGTTCCGGAAGAAATACAGTGTTCCCTTCCCCGTCTTCCCGGACCCCGACTATGACATCCACAAGAAGTGCGGCGAGGTGAGAACGCCCTTCTTCATTGCCGTCAGGCTCAACCCGAACGGCACCCAGGATATCACCTACGCCAAACTGGGCGGGTTCGGCGATATCCCGGCCTTCCTGGACACCCTGAAGAAAGCCGCAGGACTGTAA